One Thermofilum pendens Hrk 5 DNA segment encodes these proteins:
- a CDS encoding ParB N-terminal domain-containing protein, whose translation MTVGFRGETVFPECCRHLFRSPELSGVINLERDFLCCAEDYPVALVPIGLLRPHEEVDPSRLRSLEEEILGAGYLERPVLVECETLIILDGHHRVAVLRKLGKTVVPALLVSYEDPCVSVDSWRSDWVVTKDLVIRAGFTGKLLPHKTSRHRLCFEVPEVRYPLSMLR comes from the coding sequence ATGACAGTGGGATTTCGCGGGGAGACGGTGTTCCCCGAGTGTTGCAGGCACCTGTTTAGAAGCCCCGAGCTATCAGGCGTCATCAACTTGGAGAGAGACTTCCTCTGCTGCGCCGAGGACTACCCAGTCGCGCTGGTGCCCATCGGGCTACTTAGGCCTCACGAAGAGGTAGACCCGTCGAGGCTGAGGTCGCTCGAGGAGGAGATCCTCGGCGCCGGATACCTTGAGAGACCTGTACTCGTGGAGTGCGAGACGCTGATAATTCTCGACGGGCACCACAGGGTCGCCGTTCTCAGGAAGCTGGGGAAGACTGTGGTTCCAGCGTTGCTGGTTAGCTACGAGGATCCGTGCGTGAGCGTGGACAGCTGGAGGAGCGACTGGGTTGTAACCAAGGACCTCGTTATTAGAGCCGGGTTTACCGGGAAGCTACTCCCCCACAAGACTAGCAGGCACCGCCTGTGCTTCGAGGTACC